The Thermodesulfobacteriota bacterium genome window below encodes:
- the istB gene encoding IS21-like element helper ATPase IstB, which yields MKIADHMVYLKLPFIRENYEAIAKTAARKQWDHIRYLSELVEHEANLRRDKCIHRRIKMARFPVIKTMDQFDWSWPKKINQAQVKNLFRLKCIEEKSNIVLIGSVGVGKTHIATALGYQACLKNNTVLFTSAIDAVNNLIAAQHAGQLKQELKKYHKPSLLIMDELGYLPIDKKGADLLFQIISERYERGSIIITTNRVFKQWPEIFNNDSTLTSALLDRLLHHTEAVLIEGESYRMRKVKE from the coding sequence ATGAAAATCGCTGATCATATGGTTTACCTGAAACTTCCTTTTATCCGTGAAAACTATGAAGCCATAGCAAAAACCGCCGCCCGTAAACAATGGGATCATATCCGGTATTTATCGGAACTGGTCGAACATGAAGCCAACTTACGTCGTGACAAGTGCATCCATCGCCGGATTAAAATGGCGAGGTTCCCGGTTATCAAAACCATGGATCAGTTTGACTGGTCATGGCCTAAAAAAATCAATCAGGCCCAGGTGAAAAATTTGTTCCGTCTTAAATGTATCGAGGAGAAAAGCAACATTGTATTGATCGGTTCAGTGGGTGTGGGCAAAACCCACATTGCAACAGCCCTGGGCTATCAGGCCTGCCTGAAAAACAACACGGTATTATTTACATCAGCCATTGATGCGGTGAATAACCTGATTGCGGCCCAGCATGCAGGACAGTTGAAACAGGAACTGAAAAAATACCATAAGCCTTCGCTTTTGATCATGGATGAGTTGGGGTATTTACCCATCGATAAAAAAGGCGCTGATCTTTTATTCCAGATTATCAGTGAGCGTTATGAGCGTGGTTCCATAATTATCACCACCAATCGAGTGTTCAAACAATGGCCGGAGATTTTTAATAACGATAGTACCTTGACATCGGCCTTGCTGGATCGTTTGCTGCACCATACGGAAGCGGTTTTGATTGAGGGTGAAAGCTACAGGATGAGAAAAGTAAAGGAATAA